The Arachis hypogaea cultivar Tifrunner chromosome 14, arahy.Tifrunner.gnm2.J5K5, whole genome shotgun sequence DNA window CCTATGACTCACATCTGCTACACCTTCAATGGAAGGATTCTACCCTAAATCCAAGTGCGTCTCTATCTTTTCTTGTAGTTAcaacaagacatggttgaagtttATATTTGTTCTGTGTTTGGTTGAAATAATCGTTGTTTCCAGAATGTCCGTCGGAGGCACGAGAGGCATTTTGAGTAATGGTGgtagttagggtttagggtggtgGTGAGGAAGAGTTTCAGTGGTGGGTTTGGGATTGGAAAAGTGGTGGTGTGGAGTAAGTGGTGGTGGTAGGGTAATTtggaaatttcaatttttttttttggatttggatAGTTTTGTTAGAAAAAGTTTAtgtttcatgggtacaaatgataATTTTCTTCTTCTATGGGTAGGTATGTCAACGTTTTCAACTTTTGTGAGTATAAATAGTAGCTTACTTTATTCTCTTTCAATCAATTACACGTTCACTGCCCTCAAGCAATTCAACATTCAAGCCTTTTAAATTTTCAGCAAGATTCAACATTCACCAATTCCAGGTTTTGTTGattaattagttatttaactCGATATTTGCGTGCTTAATCCCGTAATTCTTGTGGGAATAATATTGACTTACCGTGGTATTATTTGAACGATCTAGTACATTTGCCAGTATCTGTGAGCTTCATTTTTCGCTCATCAGAAAACTAAATCATCATTTATGCTAAAGTATCATGATAAATGTTTGTAACTTGTATTATAAACAAATTACTTGTAAAGAATTCAGAAAAATGTTCAACTTCTATACATATTTCATTATTCTAGTATGCTTTTAATCGCATAGCGAACAATTGACCCACAAGGGATGGAAAGAATTATTATGACATGTTTTCCCTTTAGGTCAAATAACTAATTTACAAAGGTGATCAAACTAATTCCAGGCTTAAGAGAAGCCAAATTATGGATCAATTATGTTATCATTTTATGTAAGATGAACATATTatcaactttttttctttttgttttcttttgggaATAACTACACTACTTTAAACCTAGATTTTGCAGCAAATTTACTTGCTCTTCTGCATGCTTTAATATTTTTGAGGAGTCTCTTACAAAGGTTTAAGTTGGTGCTTGCACTGTTGTTGAGACCAATACGCGTGTGCGGCTAAGACCCTATCTAAAAGCTCTTGAGGTACAGGTTCTCCTCTTCTTTGCTGAGGGGAGATTCTCGCTGTGTGCACCAATGTCTTCCATTTATCCTGTAGCATTTATATGGTCATGGAAGAATTAACAGAATGCAATTACTTTGATATCTCATTTTAAGCTATGTTTCCTAAGTTTTACAATACACAAAATACAGAAACAAGAGATAGAATGTTATACTATGGGTGATCCTTATATTGAGATAATGATTGGAAAGAAGAGTGGAGTGTAGGCATTTTAATGTATTTTGGATATGTTTGCACTTGATCTTTCTCTCCACATTTGGGCCGAGATTTAGAACAaatgttgaaaaagaaagaaacaagagatAGAAAACAAGGCTGAAAATTACACAAACTTTCTCTCAAAATAGAAACATTTGGCATGTTTGTTTATTTACATCTCCAAATAAGTATTTTTCTTGGTGTTTTTATGCTTCTGTCCCAAGATATTTCAAATAAATGCTCCATGTTGCAAGTTATCTCTTCCAATATCTTGTAGAGAAAACCTTTGCTTATACTCTCACTGTTTTGTCTTCTTATATTTGTGTTCTGTTGTTCTATTTATCTACATTGTGACTCAGGTATTTTTTCTTTGTGTTGTAGCAAATTATCTTTGAaaagaaaactattttttttgGAAATAGTTGACACTGctctaataaataatttttttttcacaaaattatgAAAGCAGATACTAAACACGCCCTTATCGTCTCtctctcttaaattttttatttctcattAATATTTTCTCTTTATCAAAATGAAAGAATAAATGGTAAAAATCGCTTGAAGTAGCGTTGGTTAGAACCATCTTGCAATTTGGCATTTTTAACTTGTTGCAAGAGATTTCAATTGACACAATCTTTAGTGCATAAAACAAACCACTTACCTTCAAATCCACGTAAGTTCGATGCTTTGCATGATCGAAAGCACGTTGTTTGACATCGCGCCACCTGCAATCCGCAAGTAATGCTTGATAGTTAGTACCATACAGTTACAACTTTTAGCACTACACATCAACCGGagccaaaaaacaaaaagtatcccATCAAACAAACCTTCCAGTTCCAAGTTTTTCAACTGCTTGAACCAATGCTTCTACTTCAAGAACAGAGAAAGGCCTCCTAATTCGACGCTGTCCGAAGTCAGGATTCCCAGATTTGCGTCGTAATGGGACCACAGCTAATGCTTGCATGTTAATGGCAGGAACTGCTACTAGAGCACGACACTTGGACATGTTATTGTTAGCTGAAGTATCTGCTACAGAGGAGGACAATTTGAGATCACCTTCAGCACAACTTTCAATTTTGATCAGAGAGCGTTCTTGAGATACATTATATGTTCCCTGTTGGAACATTAATGATGTTGATTGCCTGTTTATTCAACATGATCAATTTAGTAACTACTCATATGATAGGACAACCAAATGCTTACCATATAGACTTTACccttgatttaaaataaaaaattacaaagcaACCCAAAATAACCAAATTACCCTTATTTTCATCTTTTCCTCTCTTATATACTTCCTCAAGATGAGGGTATTTTAGTTTTTGGAAATATTTGATAGACAAAGAAAATTAGTCAAAAAGTAACtataacttatcttatttaacatttattaattattgtggcaatgaataaatgttaaataagataagttctgactattttttttgtctctctaGCATTACCATTTAATTTTTTAGAGGTTGATTTGCACTATATTttaaaatagcttaattttgaTAGCTAACAATATAAAATGTAGGTTTTTTTTGCTCACGTGATGTTATATAATTGAATGCATGTATAAAACTTCTTTACACTaatagtgtattaaaattaaattattttgcaaATATCAAGGGTTAAGTGTGCACAATTTTAAAATCAGTGCGGTAAACTGCACATAGCTTATAAACATGTTAATGCTAGATTGAATAGTTACCTAGATAACTTTTGTTGTGGACTAGAAGTTAAATAACAAGGGTCTTCATTGTATGAAGGTGAAGAAATCCTAGTATGTCTTGGCTCCAACATGAACCCTAACCTATGACGTTTGTCATCTTGGCATATCCCTGTCTGAATAAGAGTTTTGTTGTCGTCTCGAATCTTTTTTCCCTGCAAAAGGATGCCGATATGTAGTTCATCTCCTAGTATAGTTGTCACAGCCTCCATCACTGTCCTCTGGAAAACAATAGTAACAAAGCAAGCAAGAACAAACAAAAGAAGACACTGATTAAGACATATTAAAGTGGTCTAGTAttactcaaaaaccatatatatatatatattatgatataATAAGTACATAATattgttgttttttttaattgatacCCTTCATGCATAGATTCAAGAACATCATTCATAATATAGTAAATAAATCATATTACTACTATCTCTCAAATTTTTACATACCTTCAGTGATCCAATTGTTGCAGTTTCTGGTATATCAATGAAAAGCTCCGGGACTTTGAAGGATTTTATGCTAAGCTTCACTACAAATTATTATGAAAGCCATTTTAGAACCTTAAACAAGATGTTAGACAAAATTAGGATTAAATATTGGCAATCATTTCCTTAAGTTTCTTACCATTACAACCCTTGGATCCAGGATGAACCTGTTGACCAGCTATAGAGGACGATTCTTCAATCCCTGCACGTAATAGTTTCAGTTATTTAgccaaaaaaatcaaataataataataataataatcataataataaaaagcAGGCAGTGATGCAATGTTGCACCTGTACCATGGATTGTGCTATTAACTTTGCTGTCTGAAAAATCAAATACGCCTTGACACTGAGAGCCTCTATCGGATGTGGATGATGAGGTCTGATTAAAGAACTTCCTCTTCTTAAATGGATACATGCGTTGTAAATTTTCAAGTTCAGAGTTGTCTCTACTATTGTTCTCATCTAAAAGACAACACAACAATTAAGAGCCACATATAGCTTGTATCATAATTATGAACTCTTATACGTCAACAACAAGTATCATACCACTTGCAATAGGACTTGCATCCTTCAGTTTTGGTGTGTCTAATGGTGGACTCGATATCTTATTCCTCAAGTTTGATTGAGTGCACCGAGCAAAGTTTTCGTCATTATCTGTATTAACTAATTTCCTAGCAATGGAACCGCCGTGCGAAGAATCAAGATGATTGCGACACTCTGGCAAAGGCTTTTCCACATTATTTTCCAAAGTGCAATCTTTAAATACCTTATGACCTGGTTCATTAACTCCGACATAACTGCCTTTGATATGGATGATTTTCTCATTAGAATTTCTTCTTTTCATGCCTCCATCTTCCCTCTCAAGGACATTTTGTCCTTGGCCTTCAATATGGCTGCCATGAAAAAATAAACCATGCATTATTCGGACCACATTTTTGCAGAACACAATACTAGCATTTATAACCATGAAATTTTAATACGCTAACAAATTTAACTATGAATGAACAAAACTAGTTTTATATCCACGAAAGATGGTGTCTATATGACAAAAGTATCTAAACATTAACTTTATTCATGAGTAGACTAGTCAATATTCTGAACttttataaatagaaataacaatttttcatttttcatgaGAATGAAGTTAGTTTTGTTTAGTCATGAGTAGATTTGTCAACATTCTAAACTTTCATAGAAAGAAATGATAGTTTATTTGATGATTACCACTTTCCAGTGCCATCAAGATCATGGAACAAAATTGTTCATAAGCAAACAAAAAACTATTTAGACATGTACCTTTGGTTGTCATGTTCTCCTTGCAAACTAGGGACACAAGTAGTGGTAATTTTGCTACACGTCCCGTGTGTGAAAAGGTCCCCCTTAAACAACCCTGTTTCATCATTCTCTTTCTCCTTTACATTATTACCATGAAAAAGATCAGCTTCTTTTGCAAAAGAAGTGTTTTCAGGGTTGGAACTCTCGTTTGCATGCAAGAAATTGCCAGCTACACTAGCTAAAATTTCAAAAGCATGTATGTGACTGTTGTCGCGCTTCTTCCGGATGGAACCTCTCCCCTAAACCATTTATTAGAACAATGATAATGATGTTAAAACTTCTACACAGAATACAAATAAAAAAGTAGTTGGgggcaaaaaaataatttattacccTAACAGATCTTGAAGCTCTAGGAATGACAGGCACATGATAGCCATCAAAGCTGTAGTTCAACCTCTTATGCAACACCATATCTCAGAAAAGCACTCCTATAAGACAAAGTTATCAGATAAAACAATTAAACTAGCTTTATTCGGTTTGTGAAACACCAAAGATCGGCACCTGTATCAGCACAATAAAAAAATAGCCCTTAATTCAATTTAGTGAAAGAAAACCAATTTCAATACCAAAGACTAAGAATTGCATTTCGAAAAGGGAGCAAGAAAAATGACAATTttgaatttaagaataaaaatacttttgCATCATAGAGTTAAAATGAGTGATTGAATAAGAACAAAAGAATAATCTTAAAGAAAAATAATGCCAATTTTAAACCAAAATTGAATGAATAATATAACTTGGCATAAAAACCATGACAACAACTCTTTAGTAATGGATTGCATGATAATGACATTATCAGTTGCTGCTGCAATCATAAATCTATCATTTGAGATTAGGTGCCACCATTATAGagtaatcacaaaaaatataaaaaaataaaaataaaaaagtactgAAACCTACAGTATAAGATCACCATCACTTCACCCCACACTTTGATCAGGTTTGAAACTCAAGCACAAACCCTTTAACATTTTAGAGGAAGGGAAAAAAGGGATCAAATATGAagaaacaaaacaataaaaaagggacaaaaataaataaatacatgctTCAAACATAAGCATTCAAAAGTTACAATTTGTAACATAATGATGTTTgttattatatatacaaatttaCATGAAACATAATTAAGGATAACACCAACAATAATCAAATAGAACCCTGGACAAGAAACCAAGGttttaaaaatcatatattaTGTACAACATCatgttcattttttttcttcttaaaataTGTTTTCTATATGGATCTTTTAGAACCTTGTGTGACACTTTTTAAGGAGATAACTCctgacaaaaatttaaatatatacatgaacgtatgagagagaaaaagacaGATCAAGTTTTCTTTTATCCCAAAAGAGAATATTTAGGATATATAATTTACACAAATGAAATGa harbors:
- the LOC112743220 gene encoding telomere repeat-binding protein 5 isoform X1, with protein sequence MVLHKRLNYSFDGYHVPVIPRASRSVRGRGSIRKKRDNSHIHAFEILASVAGNFLHANESSNPENTSFAKEADLFHGNNVKEKENDETGLFKGDLFTHGTCSKITTTCVPSLQGEHDNQSHIEGQGQNVLEREDGGMKRRNSNEKIIHIKGSYVGVNEPGHKVFKDCTLENNVEKPLPECRNHLDSSHGGSIARKLVNTDNDENFARCTQSNLRNKISSPPLDTPKLKDASPIASDENNSRDNSELENLQRMYPFKKRKFFNQTSSSTSDRGSQCQGVFDFSDSKVNSTIHGTGIEESSSIAGQQVHPGSKGCNVKLSIKSFKVPELFIDIPETATIGSLKRTVMEAVTTILGDELHIGILLQGKKIRDDNKTLIQTGICQDDKRHRLGFMLEPRHTRISSPSYNEDPCYLTSSPQQKLSRQSTSLMFQQGTYNVSQERSLIKIESCAEGDLKLSSSVADTSANNNMSKCRALVAVPAINMQALAVVPLRRKSGNPDFGQRRIRRPFSVLEVEALVQAVEKLGTGRWRDVKQRAFDHAKHRTYVDLKDKWKTLVHTARISPQQRRGEPVPQELLDRVLAAHAYWSQQQCKHQLKPL
- the LOC112743220 gene encoding telomere repeat-binding protein 5 isoform X2 → MVLHKRLNYSFDGYHVPVIPRASRSVRGRGSIRKKRDNSHIHAFEILASVAGNFLHANESSNPENTSFAKEADLFHGNNVKEKENDETGLFKGDLFTHGTCSKITTTCVPSLQGEHDNQSHIEGQGQNVLEREDGGMKRRNSNEKIIHIKGSYVGVNEPGHKVFKDCTLENNVEKPLPECRNHLDSSHGGSIARKLVNTDNDENFARCTQSNLRNKISSPPLDTPKLKDASPIASDENNSRDNSELENLQRMYPFKKRKFFNQTSSSTSDRGSQCQGVFDFSDSKVNSTIHGIEESSSIAGQQVHPGSKGCNVKLSIKSFKVPELFIDIPETATIGSLKRTVMEAVTTILGDELHIGILLQGKKIRDDNKTLIQTGICQDDKRHRLGFMLEPRHTRISSPSYNEDPCYLTSSPQQKLSRQSTSLMFQQGTYNVSQERSLIKIESCAEGDLKLSSSVADTSANNNMSKCRALVAVPAINMQALAVVPLRRKSGNPDFGQRRIRRPFSVLEVEALVQAVEKLGTGRWRDVKQRAFDHAKHRTYVDLKDKWKTLVHTARISPQQRRGEPVPQELLDRVLAAHAYWSQQQCKHQLKPL